The following coding sequences are from one Kallotenue papyrolyticum window:
- a CDS encoding glycosyltransferase family 39 protein, with the protein MRRVPVARTRRFDPGVLALLIVALLLLPAWTPRLYATDSVQYYAYLRSLLFDGDFNFLNEYQRFHELNPHAGIDRALLPWRDPATGQWRNLNPTTGLPVNIAPVGSAILWAPAVLLAHAGVVLARALGSSVPADGYSQPYIVAVCLASWAYGLLGVLLSYRIARRLVGSWPAALATLVCWLASPVVFYMYVSPAWSHTASLFATTLFIWYWLRVRPAPTPGQWLLLGVFGGLMVLTREQLGLFLLLPALDALRAYGLALRARDWPTLARLGRNHLLFVLVLAVTLLPQLVTYRVLNGHWGPARTVAQKFNWLSPHFVDTLVDLGPSPVTGRILAHGALLWTPAWALALLGLLLFWQRQRWLAALLLLAVVAQVWINGSFGTTWHLSGAFGFRRLIEATPIFVLGLAWLIERVRMPRVAWSALALALIAWNVGLIAQWTITYPELRRGLVWDGMLRRQLAVPVTLLEQGRELLHNRAQFYQNDGVDR; encoded by the coding sequence TTGCGTAGAGTTCCCGTTGCGCGAACACGTCGCTTCGACCCTGGCGTGCTGGCGCTGCTGATCGTCGCCCTGCTGTTGCTGCCGGCCTGGACGCCGCGGCTGTACGCTACCGATTCGGTGCAGTACTACGCCTACCTGCGTTCGCTGCTCTTCGATGGCGACTTCAACTTCCTGAACGAGTATCAGCGCTTTCACGAACTCAATCCCCATGCCGGGATTGACCGTGCGCTGCTGCCCTGGCGCGATCCGGCGACGGGGCAGTGGCGCAATCTTAATCCCACCACCGGCCTGCCGGTCAACATTGCGCCGGTCGGTTCGGCGATCCTGTGGGCGCCCGCGGTGTTGCTGGCGCATGCGGGCGTTGTGCTGGCGCGCGCGCTAGGCAGCAGCGTGCCTGCCGATGGCTATAGCCAGCCCTACATTGTAGCGGTTTGTCTGGCATCGTGGGCCTATGGGCTGCTAGGTGTGCTGCTCAGCTACCGCATCGCGCGGCGCTTGGTTGGCTCGTGGCCTGCCGCGCTGGCGACGCTGGTGTGTTGGTTGGCGTCGCCGGTGGTGTTCTACATGTACGTTTCGCCGGCCTGGTCGCACACCGCCAGCCTGTTCGCGACGACGCTGTTCATCTGGTACTGGCTGCGCGTGCGGCCCGCGCCCACGCCGGGCCAGTGGCTACTCCTGGGTGTGTTCGGCGGCCTGATGGTGCTGACGCGCGAGCAACTGGGGCTGTTTTTGTTGCTGCCGGCGCTGGATGCGCTGCGCGCCTATGGTTTGGCGCTCCGCGCGCGCGACTGGCCGACGCTGGCGCGCCTGGGGCGCAACCATCTGCTGTTTGTGCTGGTGCTGGCTGTGACGCTCCTGCCGCAGTTGGTGACCTACCGCGTGCTCAACGGGCACTGGGGGCCGGCCCGTACCGTAGCGCAGAAGTTCAACTGGCTCAGTCCGCACTTCGTTGATACGCTGGTCGATCTGGGCCCCAGTCCGGTGACCGGTCGGATCCTGGCCCATGGCGCGCTGCTGTGGACGCCAGCGTGGGCGCTGGCGCTGCTTGGACTGCTGCTGTTCTGGCAGCGCCAGCGCTGGCTCGCCGCGTTACTGCTGCTCGCCGTGGTGGCGCAGGTCTGGATCAACGGCAGCTTCGGCACCACTTGGCACCTCAGCGGCGCCTTTGGCTTTCGGCGTTTGATCGAGGCAACGCCGATCTTTGTGCTGGGCCTGGCCTGGCTGATCGAGCGGGTGCGCATGCCGCGCGTGGCCTGGAGCGCGCTGGCGCTGGCGTTGATCGCCTGGAACGTCGGACTGATCGCGCAGTGGACGATCACCTATCCGGAGCTGCGGCGCGGCCTGGTATGGGATGGCATGCTGCGCCGCCAACTGGCCGTGCCGGTGACGTTGCTTGAACAGGGTCGCGAGCTGTTGCACAACCGCGCCCAGTTCTACCAAAACGACGGCGTCGATCGCTAG
- the alr gene encoding alanine racemase yields the protein MIQLDDLLRTTAARLHGTPYATHFSDFCYDSRLAAPGQLFLALRTERRDGHAFIADAVRAGCTGVLCECPPTEPLAATIIVVPDVRQALQQWAGALLRRYRPLVIGVTGSVGKTGTKRAIATVLAGLGPTFASRRSFNSLFGLPIALGRLEPHHRFAVLEMGLDRFGEMRRLVELFPPTIGVVTRIAPAHLRFLGDEERIAAEKGELIRALPPDGLALLNADDPRVAAMARSTRAPVLWLTTQPGHEHDPDWVCAGPAQVSAEGTSFTITHAGQHATAHLPLLGEHSRLTALAAVGVALRCGMALPEAVERLRLIERLAGRLNPLPGRNGALIIDDTYNASPAAMHAALDLLAALPAQRRIAILGDMVELGEASEQLHREVGAHAQAVADLLITKGDLAAWMAQPDPRPAAPARPRAQTIVTHTAADAIAAARAALAPGTLVLVKGSREARMEQVVAGLLAPEVQADAVLVRQEAAYATVRASEPGRPTWLEVDLQAIVDNLAALRRRIGPTVRLLVTLKADAYGHGAIRIARTALHHGAWGFGVATLGEALTLRRAGIDAPILILGYTPAWQVRDAIRHGVRLTVFDATVAREIGLAVEELRQPATVHVKVDTGMARLGLAVDEAAAFVRLLRDLPGITVEGIFTHFATADSADESFARLQLQRFTALLAELEAAGLRPPLAHAANSAAVLRFPEAHLDLVRPGIAVYGLSPSAETPLPPEFRPALSFKTEIAQVRCLPPGASVSYGRAFITQRASRIATIPVGYADGFRRSPSWHAVLVHGRRAPVVGRVAMDYAMIDVTDIPGVHPGDEVVLIGQQGDDRISAEEVADWLGTIAYEVVAAILPRVPRVV from the coding sequence ATGATTCAGCTCGACGATCTGCTGCGCACCACCGCGGCGCGGCTGCATGGCACGCCCTACGCCACACACTTCAGTGATTTCTGTTATGACTCACGGCTGGCCGCGCCGGGACAGCTCTTTCTGGCGCTGCGCACAGAACGGCGCGACGGCCATGCCTTCATCGCCGATGCGGTGCGCGCCGGCTGCACGGGCGTGCTCTGCGAATGCCCGCCCACCGAACCGCTGGCGGCAACGATCATTGTTGTGCCGGATGTGCGTCAGGCGCTGCAGCAATGGGCCGGCGCGCTGCTGCGGCGCTACCGCCCGCTGGTGATCGGCGTCACCGGCAGCGTGGGCAAAACCGGCACCAAACGCGCCATCGCCACCGTGCTGGCCGGCCTGGGGCCGACCTTTGCCTCGCGCCGCTCGTTCAATTCGCTGTTCGGCCTGCCGATCGCGCTGGGCCGCCTCGAACCACACCATCGCTTCGCAGTACTGGAGATGGGCCTGGATCGCTTCGGCGAGATGCGCCGCCTGGTGGAGCTGTTTCCGCCCACGATCGGCGTGGTGACACGCATCGCGCCGGCGCATCTGCGCTTTCTGGGCGATGAGGAGCGCATCGCCGCCGAGAAGGGCGAGCTGATCCGCGCGCTGCCGCCCGATGGTCTGGCGCTGCTCAACGCCGACGATCCCCGCGTGGCGGCCATGGCCCGCTCGACGCGCGCGCCTGTGCTCTGGCTGACGACACAGCCCGGCCATGAACACGATCCCGACTGGGTATGCGCCGGTCCGGCGCAGGTAAGCGCGGAGGGCACCAGCTTCACGATCACGCATGCGGGCCAGCACGCGACGGCGCACTTGCCGCTGCTGGGCGAGCACAGCCGGCTAACAGCGCTGGCGGCGGTGGGCGTAGCGCTGCGCTGCGGCATGGCGCTACCAGAGGCCGTGGAGCGACTGCGGCTGATCGAACGGCTGGCCGGACGGCTCAACCCGTTGCCCGGACGCAACGGCGCGCTGATCATCGACGATACCTACAATGCGTCACCCGCGGCGATGCATGCCGCGCTCGATCTGCTGGCCGCCCTGCCGGCACAGCGGCGCATCGCGATCCTGGGCGATATGGTGGAACTGGGCGAGGCCAGTGAGCAGCTGCACCGCGAGGTCGGCGCGCACGCGCAGGCCGTGGCCGATCTGCTGATCACCAAGGGCGATCTGGCCGCCTGGATGGCGCAACCCGATCCGCGCCCAGCGGCCCCTGCCCGCCCACGCGCGCAGACGATCGTGACCCATACCGCCGCGGATGCCATCGCCGCGGCGCGCGCGGCGCTCGCGCCCGGTACACTGGTGCTGGTCAAGGGCTCGCGTGAAGCGCGCATGGAGCAGGTTGTCGCCGGATTGCTCGCGCCTGAGGTGCAGGCCGATGCGGTGCTGGTGCGTCAGGAAGCAGCCTATGCCACGGTGCGCGCCAGCGAGCCGGGCCGGCCCACCTGGCTGGAGGTCGATCTGCAGGCGATCGTCGATAACCTGGCCGCGCTCCGTCGGCGCATCGGTCCCACGGTGCGCCTGCTGGTGACGCTCAAAGCCGACGCCTACGGCCATGGCGCGATCCGCATCGCGCGGACGGCACTGCACCATGGAGCGTGGGGCTTTGGCGTGGCAACCCTGGGCGAGGCGCTCACGCTGCGTCGCGCCGGCATCGACGCGCCGATTCTGATCCTGGGCTATACTCCGGCCTGGCAGGTGCGCGACGCGATCCGCCATGGCGTGCGGCTGACGGTCTTCGATGCCACCGTTGCGCGCGAAATCGGCCTGGCGGTCGAGGAGCTGCGTCAGCCCGCGACGGTGCATGTCAAAGTCGACACCGGTATGGCGCGGCTAGGACTGGCCGTGGACGAAGCAGCAGCGTTTGTGCGCCTGCTGCGCGATCTGCCGGGCATCACCGTCGAGGGCATCTTTACCCACTTCGCCACCGCCGACAGCGCCGACGAGTCGTTTGCGCGTCTGCAATTGCAACGCTTCACGGCACTGCTGGCCGAACTGGAGGCCGCCGGCCTCCGTCCGCCGCTGGCACACGCTGCCAACAGCGCTGCCGTGCTGCGCTTTCCGGAAGCGCATCTCGATCTGGTGCGGCCCGGCATCGCGGTGTATGGCCTCTCGCCCTCCGCCGAGACGCCGCTCCCGCCCGAGTTCCGACCGGCGTTGAGCTTCAAGACCGAGATCGCACAGGTGCGTTGCCTGCCGCCGGGCGCATCGGTCTCCTACGGACGGGCCTTCATCACGCAGCGCGCATCGCGCATCGCCACGATCCCCGTCGGCTATGCGGATGGCTTTCGCCGCTCGCCGAGCTGGCACGCTGTACTGGTGCATGGCCGGCGCGCGCCGGTGGTGGGCCGTGTCGCGATGGACTATGCCATGATCGACGTGACCGACATCCCTGGCGTTCATCCTGGCGACGAGGTAGTGCTGATCGGGCAGCAGGGCGACGACCGTATCAGCGCCGAAGAAGTCGCCGACTGGCTCGGCACGATCGCCTACGAAGTTGTCGCGGCAATTCTGCCGCGCGTCCCGCGCGTCGTGTGA
- the dnaE gene encoding DNA polymerase III subunit alpha — protein MGSNDFIHLHVHSEYSLLDGYATVKGIVERAVELGMDSIALTDHGVMYGALDFYSAAEKAGIKPIIGMEAYIAPGAHTDPVVKGGKNYYHLLLLARDETGYRNLVKLTTRAHLDGMGRGVFARPRIDRALLEQHHEGLIVTSTCIAGEVIQHLTQQERRKAVETAAWFRDLLGPDNYYIELQLHDNTPELEAINDELVRIANELGIPLVATNDTHFVRPEDLQAQTMVMAMGFNLTYKELCAKNYQMDETYHIMSADDMWRRFKRYGTAPIENTRRIADRCNLKLQFGRVQLPQFDLPEGHDAASYLRFVCEEGLMRRFNGQPPEEYLKRLDYELDVINKTGFPDYMLIVWDYVKYARSRGIPCLPRGSAGASLVLYCLGITDVDPVKNKLLFERFLSPERLEMPDIDIDFADSKRHLVLEYIASKYGRENVAQIITYGTLGAKAALRDVGRVLDVPLSEVDRIAKLVPSLPVGTTIAQALERVPELRQIYDSNPQLREVIDWAQKVEGRMKSVGTHACGVVVSRTPLEDIVPLQRTTKDENAVMAAFEGPTLAKIGLLKMDILGLTNLSVVAEALTYIEQTTGRRMELTDIPLDDRKTFEALGRGETTNVFQFESAGMTRYLQELKPTRVEDLYAMVALYRPGPLEQIPVYIRNKNNPQNIRYLHPILKPILEDTYGVIVYQEQIMQLLQTVADYTLGEAYIVIKAISKKNKQLMAENETRFKAGCLKRGISQEIADQLWELILPFAGYSFNRPHSTLYGLLSYQTAWLKVNYPTQYMAAVLTAAAGNADEVAKGVAECSRLGVAVLPADINASQVGFTIERLPDGQLPEFENRLGIRFGLSAIRNVGEGPIQAIIGEREANGPFSSLEDLVDRVHRQHLNKRVLESLIKCGALDSLPGSRRQKLAILDQVIAAAAEAQRSRESGQASMFDLLGGSEEQVAIARVPLPVIKETPADYKEQLAWEKELLGMYVSAHPVAQALQQLPDDPNRLTLSRIGEEHIGQTITIVGMLTGLRRVMTKKNEPMLIAQVEDLDGVIEMVAFPKVYEKYAEFWREDNIVAITAKVDRRREALQLVCESVADYTQVVAAAPVEVNAFAGMDDSLLLADEDAPPPDDPAWQVLAATMAPPAAVAPVPARANGSGASDGAVETRGNGYAANGHATNGKGATAHSNGATNGHGAHSPAATNGEHRTMSNATPPATAAPLQVVRARQRIEIKKSSPAPTDTAPAPSEPQRVLKIYLPRTDDYITDLRCMQEVARHLQQYRGEHKVILYLPKDEFLVELEAMERIDPAPELLAQLTDLLGDGRVLVEQDG, from the coding sequence ATGGGCAGCAACGACTTCATCCATCTGCACGTCCATTCCGAGTACAGTCTGCTCGACGGCTATGCCACGGTCAAAGGCATCGTTGAGCGGGCGGTGGAGCTGGGCATGGACAGCATCGCCCTGACCGATCATGGCGTGATGTACGGTGCGCTGGACTTCTACTCCGCCGCGGAAAAGGCCGGCATCAAGCCGATCATCGGCATGGAAGCCTATATCGCGCCCGGTGCGCACACCGATCCGGTGGTCAAGGGCGGCAAAAACTACTACCATTTGCTGCTGCTGGCTAGGGATGAAACCGGCTACCGCAACCTGGTCAAGCTGACGACGCGCGCCCATCTGGACGGCATGGGCCGTGGCGTTTTTGCGCGGCCACGCATCGATCGCGCTCTGTTGGAGCAGCACCACGAGGGCCTGATCGTGACCTCGACCTGCATCGCTGGTGAGGTAATCCAGCACCTGACGCAGCAGGAGCGTCGCAAGGCGGTGGAGACGGCGGCCTGGTTCCGCGATCTGCTCGGCCCCGATAACTACTACATCGAGCTGCAGCTCCACGACAACACGCCCGAACTGGAAGCGATCAACGATGAGCTGGTGCGCATCGCCAACGAGCTGGGTATTCCGCTGGTTGCCACCAACGATACGCACTTCGTGCGGCCCGAAGACCTGCAGGCGCAGACCATGGTGATGGCCATGGGCTTCAACCTGACCTACAAGGAGCTGTGCGCCAAGAACTACCAGATGGACGAAACCTACCACATCATGTCGGCGGACGACATGTGGCGGCGGTTCAAGCGCTACGGCACGGCGCCGATCGAAAACACGCGGCGCATCGCTGATCGCTGCAACCTCAAACTCCAGTTTGGGCGCGTCCAACTGCCGCAGTTCGATCTGCCCGAAGGTCACGATGCTGCCTCGTACCTGCGCTTCGTCTGCGAAGAAGGTCTGATGCGCCGCTTCAATGGCCAGCCGCCGGAAGAATATCTCAAGCGGCTCGACTACGAGCTGGATGTGATCAACAAGACCGGCTTTCCGGACTACATGTTGATCGTCTGGGACTACGTCAAATACGCCCGTTCGCGTGGCATTCCCTGTCTGCCGCGCGGTTCGGCGGGCGCGTCGCTGGTGCTCTACTGCCTGGGCATCACCGATGTCGATCCGGTCAAGAACAAGTTGTTGTTTGAACGCTTCCTCAGTCCGGAGCGCCTGGAAATGCCGGATATCGATATCGATTTTGCCGATTCAAAGCGCCATCTGGTGCTGGAATATATTGCCAGTAAGTATGGCCGCGAAAACGTTGCACAGATCATCACCTATGGCACCCTGGGAGCCAAAGCCGCGCTACGCGATGTTGGCCGCGTGCTGGATGTGCCGCTCAGCGAAGTGGATCGCATAGCCAAGCTGGTACCCTCGCTGCCGGTGGGCACCACCATTGCGCAGGCCCTGGAGCGCGTACCCGAACTGCGCCAGATTTATGACAGCAATCCACAGTTGCGCGAGGTGATCGACTGGGCGCAGAAGGTGGAAGGGCGCATGAAGAGCGTGGGCACGCATGCCTGCGGCGTGGTGGTCAGCCGCACGCCGCTGGAAGATATTGTGCCCTTGCAGCGTACCACCAAGGACGAGAACGCGGTGATGGCCGCCTTTGAAGGTCCAACGCTGGCCAAGATCGGCCTGCTCAAGATGGATATCCTGGGGTTGACCAATCTGTCGGTGGTCGCTGAAGCGCTCACCTACATCGAGCAGACCACCGGGCGGCGCATGGAGCTGACCGATATTCCACTGGATGATCGCAAGACCTTCGAGGCGCTGGGGCGGGGCGAGACCACCAACGTCTTCCAGTTTGAATCGGCGGGTATGACGCGCTACCTGCAGGAGCTCAAGCCTACGCGCGTCGAAGACCTGTACGCTATGGTCGCGCTCTACCGGCCCGGTCCGCTGGAGCAGATCCCGGTCTATATTCGCAACAAAAACAATCCGCAGAACATCCGCTACCTCCACCCGATTCTCAAGCCGATCCTTGAGGACACCTATGGCGTGATCGTCTATCAGGAGCAGATCATGCAACTGCTCCAGACGGTCGCCGACTACACGCTCGGCGAAGCGTACATCGTGATCAAAGCCATCAGCAAGAAGAACAAGCAGTTGATGGCCGAAAACGAGACGCGCTTCAAGGCGGGCTGCCTCAAGCGCGGTATCAGCCAGGAGATCGCCGACCAGCTCTGGGAGCTGATTCTGCCCTTCGCCGGCTATTCCTTCAACCGTCCACACTCCACGCTCTATGGCTTGCTGTCGTACCAGACCGCCTGGCTCAAGGTCAACTATCCGACGCAGTACATGGCAGCGGTGCTCACGGCCGCGGCAGGCAACGCCGATGAGGTCGCCAAGGGCGTGGCGGAGTGCAGCCGCCTGGGCGTGGCCGTACTGCCGGCGGACATCAATGCCAGCCAGGTTGGCTTCACCATCGAGCGCCTCCCCGATGGCCAGTTGCCGGAGTTCGAGAATCGGCTGGGCATTCGCTTCGGTCTGTCGGCGATCCGCAACGTCGGCGAGGGGCCGATCCAGGCGATCATCGGCGAACGGGAAGCCAACGGGCCGTTCAGCTCGCTGGAAGACCTGGTCGATCGCGTGCATCGTCAGCATCTCAACAAACGCGTGCTTGAGTCGTTGATCAAGTGTGGCGCGCTCGACTCGCTGCCCGGCAGCCGACGCCAGAAGCTGGCGATCCTGGATCAGGTCATCGCTGCCGCGGCGGAGGCGCAGCGCTCGCGCGAAAGCGGACAGGCCAGCATGTTCGATCTGCTGGGCGGCAGCGAGGAACAGGTTGCCATCGCGCGCGTGCCGCTGCCGGTGATCAAGGAAACGCCCGCCGACTATAAGGAGCAGCTGGCCTGGGAGAAAGAGCTGCTGGGGATGTATGTCTCGGCGCATCCCGTGGCGCAGGCGCTGCAGCAGCTTCCGGACGATCCCAACCGGCTGACGCTGTCACGCATCGGCGAGGAACATATCGGCCAGACGATCACCATTGTGGGCATGCTCACCGGCCTGCGCCGGGTGATGACCAAGAAGAACGAGCCCATGCTGATCGCGCAGGTCGAAGATCTGGACGGCGTGATCGAGATGGTGGCCTTCCCGAAGGTGTACGAGAAGTATGCCGAGTTCTGGCGCGAGGACAACATCGTGGCGATCACGGCCAAGGTCGATCGTCGCCGGGAGGCGCTGCAACTGGTCTGTGAGAGCGTGGCTGACTATACGCAGGTGGTTGCGGCCGCGCCGGTCGAGGTCAACGCGTTTGCCGGCATGGATGACAGTCTGCTGCTGGCCGATGAAGACGCGCCGCCGCCCGACGATCCGGCCTGGCAGGTATTGGCAGCCACGATGGCACCGCCGGCTGCGGTAGCGCCTGTGCCGGCGCGCGCCAATGGATCTGGCGCGTCCGACGGCGCAGTGGAAACACGTGGCAACGGCTACGCTGCCAACGGCCATGCCACCAATGGGAAGGGTGCCACAGCGCATAGCAATGGCGCCACGAATGGACATGGAGCGCATAGCCCGGCGGCAACCAACGGTGAACATCGAACGATGAGCAACGCTACCCCGCCCGCAACTGCCGCGCCGCTGCAGGTTGTGCGTGCGCGGCAGCGCATCGAGATCAAGAAGAGCTCGCCCGCACCGACGGATACGGCGCCTGCGCCGAGCGAGCCACAGCGCGTACTGAAGATCTACCTGCCGCGCACCGATGACTACATCACCGATCTGCGTTGCATGCAGGAGGTGGCGCGGCATCTGCAGCAGTATCGCGGCGAGCACAAGGTGATCCTCTACCTGCCCAAAGATGAATTCCTGGTGGAACTGGAGGCGATGGAACGCATCGACCCCGCGCCGGAGCTGCTCGCCCAGCTCACCGATCTGCTGGGCGATGGTCGTGTGCTGGTCGAGCAGGACGGGTAA
- a CDS encoding amidohydrolase produces MTDLLFHDGPIYTLDEQQPRAEALLVRDERIIAVGNAAAVRAQARPGYEAIALRGRALLPGLTDAHIHLLWTGQNRQRIDLDGVASLDEALALIARHAERLPADAWVRGHGWNHALWGGRWPTAQELDRVTGGRPAVLSRKDGHSVWLNTRALELAGITAATPDPDGGVIGRDARGEPTGILSENAMSLVWRVVPEPTPDENLEALRAIIAECNRRGLTSLHMPEGPETLTALQTLAALEQLHARCLFHLPYRQLDAYIEAGIRSGFGDTWVRIGGVKIFSDGSLGSCTCHMLRPFEGRPDNSGVPTIPEDELYAAVRRAIDHGIAVTIHAIGDRANRTVLDAIAAQQRDARTGTAPRLPNRIEHAQHLDPADVPRFAALGVIASMQPIHATSDWEVAERLLGAERCRWSYAWQALWQAGATLAFGSDAPVETLDPWAGIHAAVTRQRPDGTPPGGWHRELALSLEQALWAYTVGPAIASGEAQLKGRLKPGLLADLIVTAADPFAVDPGELWRMEVVQTFVGGRCVWHQR; encoded by the coding sequence ATGACGGATCTGCTCTTTCACGATGGACCGATCTACACGCTTGACGAACAGCAACCGCGCGCCGAAGCGCTGCTGGTGCGCGACGAGCGCATCATCGCCGTTGGCAATGCCGCCGCAGTCCGCGCGCAGGCGCGGCCCGGCTATGAGGCGATCGCGCTGCGTGGCAGGGCACTGCTGCCCGGCCTCACCGATGCGCACATCCACCTGCTCTGGACCGGTCAGAACCGCCAGCGCATCGATCTGGACGGCGTGGCCTCGCTGGATGAGGCCCTGGCGCTGATCGCACGCCATGCCGAGCGCCTGCCAGCGGATGCGTGGGTGCGCGGCCATGGCTGGAACCATGCGCTGTGGGGCGGTCGCTGGCCGACGGCACAGGAGCTGGACCGCGTCACCGGCGGACGACCCGCCGTGCTGTCGCGCAAGGATGGCCATTCGGTCTGGCTCAACACGCGCGCGCTGGAGCTGGCCGGCATCACCGCCGCCACCCCCGACCCCGACGGCGGTGTGATCGGACGCGATGCACGCGGCGAGCCGACCGGCATCCTCTCCGAAAACGCCATGAGCCTGGTCTGGCGCGTCGTGCCCGAGCCGACACCCGATGAAAACCTGGAGGCGCTGCGCGCGATCATCGCCGAATGCAACCGGCGCGGCCTGACCAGCCTGCACATGCCCGAAGGACCGGAAACGCTGACGGCACTGCAAACGCTTGCCGCCCTGGAACAGTTGCATGCGCGCTGCCTGTTCCACCTACCCTATCGTCAGCTCGACGCCTACATCGAGGCGGGCATCCGCTCCGGCTTCGGCGACACCTGGGTGCGCATCGGTGGGGTCAAAATCTTCAGCGATGGCTCGCTTGGCTCGTGCACCTGCCATATGCTGCGGCCGTTCGAGGGTCGTCCGGACAACAGCGGCGTGCCGACCATTCCCGAAGACGAGCTGTACGCGGCGGTGCGGCGCGCCATCGACCACGGCATCGCCGTGACGATTCATGCCATCGGTGATCGCGCCAATCGCACCGTGCTGGACGCGATCGCCGCGCAGCAGCGCGACGCGCGCACCGGGACAGCGCCGCGCCTGCCCAACCGCATCGAGCACGCACAACACCTCGATCCGGCGGATGTGCCGCGCTTTGCCGCGCTGGGCGTGATCGCCTCCATGCAGCCGATCCACGCCACCTCCGACTGGGAGGTCGCCGAACGACTGCTGGGCGCGGAGCGCTGCCGCTGGTCATACGCCTGGCAAGCGCTCTGGCAGGCAGGCGCGACGCTGGCCTTCGGCTCCGACGCACCGGTGGAAACCCTCGATCCCTGGGCCGGCATCCATGCCGCGGTGACGCGCCAGCGCCCCGACGGCACGCCGCCCGGCGGCTGGCACCGCGAGCTGGCGTTGAGTCTGGAACAGGCGCTGTGGGCCTACACCGTCGGCCCGGCGATCGCCTCGGGCGAGGCGCAGCTCAAAGGGCGGCTCAAACCAGGCCTGCTCGCCGACCTGATCGTCACCGCCGCCGATCCGTTTGCCGTCGATCCCGGCGAGCTGTGGCGTATGGAGGTCGTGCAGACCTTCGTCGGCGGGCGGTGCGTGTGGCACCAGCGTTGA
- a CDS encoding pseudouridine-5'-phosphate glycosidase yields MPELRFDPAVRAALEAGRAVVALESTVIAHGLPHPHNLELAREMEALVRAGGATPATIGVVAGQPTIGLDAATLARFATGAEVRKLSRRDLGVAIAAGQHGATTVAATMALAQLAGIEVFATGGIGGVHRGARDSWDVSADLTELSRTPVLVVCAGAKSILDLPATLEMLETLGVPVVGYGTETFPAFYSVSSGLRLSARVDSPDEAAAVWRAHRRYGGGSGMLLVVPPPAESALPQAEVAMLIDAALAEAAQRGIQGAQVTPFLLATIAERSGGRSLTANIALLKNNARVAAAVAVALRAGA; encoded by the coding sequence ATTCCTGAACTCCGCTTTGATCCAGCGGTGCGCGCCGCGCTGGAGGCCGGCCGCGCCGTCGTGGCGCTTGAATCCACGGTGATCGCCCACGGCCTGCCCCATCCACACAATCTGGAGCTGGCGCGTGAGATGGAGGCGCTGGTGCGCGCGGGTGGCGCCACGCCTGCGACTATCGGCGTGGTGGCGGGACAACCCACCATCGGTCTGGATGCGGCGACGCTCGCACGCTTCGCTACCGGCGCGGAGGTGCGCAAACTGTCGCGGCGCGATCTCGGCGTGGCGATCGCAGCCGGTCAGCATGGTGCGACCACGGTCGCCGCGACCATGGCGCTGGCGCAGCTGGCCGGCATCGAGGTCTTCGCCACCGGCGGGATTGGCGGCGTGCATCGTGGCGCGCGCGACTCGTGGGATGTCTCCGCCGATCTGACCGAGCTTAGCCGCACGCCGGTGCTGGTGGTCTGCGCCGGCGCCAAGTCGATCCTCGATCTGCCGGCCACGCTGGAGATGCTCGAAACGCTCGGCGTGCCGGTGGTCGGCTATGGCACGGAGACCTTTCCGGCCTTCTACAGCGTCAGCAGCGGCCTGCGCCTGAGCGCGCGCGTCGACTCGCCCGACGAGGCAGCGGCGGTCTGGCGCGCCCATCGGCGCTATGGCGGCGGCAGCGGCATGCTGCTAGTGGTACCGCCGCCTGCCGAGAGCGCCCTGCCGCAGGCCGAGGTCGCCATGCTGATCGACGCGGCTCTGGCCGAGGCCGCGCAGCGGGGCATCCAAGGCGCGCAGGTCACGCCGTTTCTGCTGGCAACCATCGCCGAACGCAGTGGCGGGCGCAGCCTGACGGCCAACATCGCCCTGCTCAAAAACAACGCGCGCGTCGCTGCCGCCGTCGCGGTAGCCTTGCGCGCCGGAGCCTAA